Proteins encoded together in one Heliangelus exortis chromosome 13, bHelExo1.hap1, whole genome shotgun sequence window:
- the OSGIN1 gene encoding oxidative stress-induced growth inhibitor 1 — translation MLPDRKMYALFNRPHSRSGFKPLPVVIIGNGPSGICLSYLLSGYIPYFKKDSLHPHPILQRKLEEAPGVSILDQDLEYLSEGLEGRSDSPVALLFDTLQRPDTDFGGTAESVLSWWHEARRAVPHLVLGRNAPGGAWHSIEGSVVSLSRGEWMGLPDLPFEDWLKQNRRGLRNNRATAEDIAQYYQYYVMKKGLQKNFRCGTVVTSVRKMSVESISSCTQEDLQEDSDSLWGFNEKSTEVFQVDGFYKTVEGDKEPFSIYAENVVLATGTYDSPTWLGVKGENLSYVHHQLSALEEAVKNNSIGIMSDPVLIVGAGLTAADAILFAHHCNIPVIHVFRRRVSDPGLIFNQLPKMMYPEYHKVYQMMKEQSAACAGPYECYISLPEHHVLSFGKDKKCILQDKDGYQKVYKVSMALVLTGSNPNLSFLPNNGIDLAMDSDQPVNPKRNPIDVDPFTYECTQEKGLYALGPLAGDNFVRFVQGGALAAASSLLKKANKNPP, via the exons ATGCTTCCTGACAGGAAGATGTATGCATTGTTCAACAGACCCCACAGTAGGAGTGGGTTCAAGCCACTGCCTGTTGTAATCATAG GGAATGGACCTTCAGGAATCTGTTTGTCATATTTGCTGTCGGGCTACATCCCTTACTTCAAAAAAGACTCTCTTCACCCTCATCCCATTCTTCagagaaaactggaagaggCACCAGGTGTCTCCATTTTGGACCAG GATTTGGAATATCTATCTGAGGGCTTGGAGGGACGATCTGACAGCCCTGTGGCACTTCTGTTTGATACTCTCCAGCGTCCAGACACAGACTTTGGTGGAACAGCAGAATCTGTCCTTTCTTGGTGGCACGAGGCTCGCAGAGCTGTCCCCCACCTAGTCCTTGGCAGAAAtgctcctggaggtgcctgGCAT TCTATTGAGGGCTCTGTGGTTAGCCTGAGCAGAGGGGAATGGATGGGACTTCCAGATCTCCCATTCGAGGACTGGCTAAAGCAAAACAGAAG AGGCCTCAGAAACAATAGAGCCACAGCAGAAGACATTGCTCAATATTACCAATACTATGTAATGAAGAAAGGACTGCAGAAGAACTTCAGATGTGGTACTGTTGTGACCTCTGTGAGGAAAATGAGTGTAGAGAGCATCTCTAGCTGTACACAGGAAGATCTGCAGGAGGATAGTGATTCACTCTGGGGCTTCAATGAGAAAAGTACAGAGGTCTTTCAGGTGGATGGATTTTACAAAACTGTGGAAGGTGACAAAGAGCCCTTCTCCATCTATGCAGAGAATGTGGTCTTAGCTACAGGCACATATGATAGCCCTACTTGGCTGGGGGTCAAAGGAGAGAACCTTTCCTATGTCCATCACCAGCTGTCTGCCCTAGAAGAAGCAGTGAAGAACAACAGCATTGGCATCATGTCAGATCCAGTCTTGATTGTTGGTGCTGGTCTGACAGCTGCTGATGCAATTCTTTTTGCTCACCATTGCAATATTCCAGTAATCCACGTTTTTCGGAGACGAGTCAGTGATCCAGGTCTTATTTTTAACCAGCTCCCCAAAATGATGTACCCTGAATACCACAAAGTCTACCAAATGATGAAAGAACAGTCAGCTGCTTGTGCTGGGCCTTATGAGTGTTACATTAGCCTTCCTGAACACCATGTGCTATCCTTTGGCAAGGACAAGAAATGTATCCTTCAAGATAAGGATGGCTACCAGAAAGTGTATAAAGTTTCCATGGCTCTTGTTCTAACAGGCTCAAACCCCAACCTCTCCTTTCTGCCAAATAATGGCATTGACTTGGCAATGGACAGTGACCAACCAGTCAATCCAAAGAGGAATCCCATAGATGTTGACCCATTCACCTATGAATGTACTCAGGAGAAAGGGCTGTATGCCCTAGGACCTCTGGCTGGAGATAACTTTGTTCGTTTTGTACAGGGAGgggctctggctgctgccagctctctgttaaagaaagcaaacaaaaatcccccctaa